A window from Vicia villosa cultivar HV-30 ecotype Madison, WI unplaced genomic scaffold, Vvil1.0 ctg.003417F_1_1, whole genome shotgun sequence encodes these proteins:
- the LOC131640948 gene encoding protein SULFUR DEFICIENCY-INDUCED 1-like: MEGISVLKKGSKAKKDDLYHVIHKVPFGDSPYVKAKHAQLVDKDSEAAIVYFWKAINVGDKVDSALKDMAVVMKQLDRTEEAIEAIKSFRGLCSKHSQESLDNVLLDLYKKCGRVEEQIDLLKRKLRLIYQGEAFNGRTTKTARSHGKKFQVSIKQETARLLGNLGWAYMQKTNYMMAEVVFKKAQMIDADANKALNLTLCLMRQSRYEEAYLVLEQVLQGKLQGSDEIKSQNRAEELLIELNANLPQPKFMDDLGLDDDLVKGIDGLLNVWSPIRSRRLPIFEEISSFRDQLAC, encoded by the exons ATGGAAGGAATTAGTGTTTTGAAGAAAGGTTCTAAGGCAAAGAAAGATGATCTTTATCATGTTATCCATAAGGTTCCTTTTGGAGATAGTCCTTATGTCAAAGCCAAACATGCTCAG TTGGTGGATAAAGATTCAGAAGCAGCTATAGTGTACTTTTGGAAGGCAATTAATGTTGGTGACAAAGTGGATAGTGCTTTGAAGGATATGGCTGTTGTGATGAAGCAATTAGATAGAACTGAAGAAGCTATTGAGGCCATCAAATCTTTTAGAGGTCTTTGCTCCAAACATTCTCAAGAATCACTTGACAATGTTCTTCTTGATCTTTACAAG AAATGTGGAAGAGTAGAGGAGCAAATTGACTTATTGAAAAGAAAACTAAGACTTATCTATCAAGGAGAGGCCTTTAATGGAAGGACAACAAAGACTGCTCGTTCTCATGGGAAAAAGTTCCAAGTTTCAATCAAGCAAGAAACTGCAAGATTATTG GGAAACTTGGGCTGGGCCTACATGCAAAAGACAAACTACATGATGGCTGAGGTAGTTTTCAAGAAAGCCCAAATGATAGATGCTGATGCCAATAAGGCTCTAAACTTAACCTTATGCTTAATGAGACAATCTCGTTATGAAGAAGCCTATTTAGTTCTTGAACAAGTTTTACAAGGAAAGCTTCAAGGATCTGATGAAATAAAGTCACAAAATAGAGCTGAAGAATTGCTTATAGAATTGAATGCAAACTTGCCACAACCTAAGTTTATGGATGATTTAGGACTTGATGATGATCTTGTGAAGGGAATTGATGGATTGCTTAATGTTTGGAGTCCAATTAGGTCAAGAAGGCTTCCCATCTTTGAGGAAATATCTTCCTTTAGGGATCAATTGGCATGTTAA